DNA from Rosa rugosa chromosome 6, drRosRugo1.1, whole genome shotgun sequence:
GATTGGATCGATTACATGGTTTTGAAGGAGATGGTTCGTCAgcttaatagtttttttttatatttttggtgTGAAAAGTTTAGTAGCTTTTACTACAAGCTTCTGATACTGCTATTCCTGTACTAGTTTGTCTGTTCGTGGGACTAAGACGATGAGTGGTGGGCTTCGGACAAGCGTGAAGGGGTACATTATTGCACAACGGGTCACTGGGGCACTGGAAATAAACACAGTGCACGAGAATGAGAATGAGACGAGCATAAATGTAACTAGCAATTCCACAGCTGCTGACTCTGTGGATCATCCACCTCCGCTTTCAGTTCCAGAGACTTCAGCTTCATACGGGCTCAATATCTGTGATGGGAACATTCCTTGCTTTTCAATGTTGAGCTCTGCTGCAGAGGTACACAAGTCATACCCAGACATTAATTTTTCATTATACATGTATGTTAATATGTTATGTATATGAGAGATAAGCCAAACCCAAATCAGATTGCAACTCAGCTAATGAATCTACTTAAGAGTCATCTTGATTAGAAGTGGGGAATGTTGGTTAATGGAACATGTGCAATCGTTTTGTTTGTTGAAGGTAGGTCTCGTTTATGAGACTAATTAGAACTGCTAGGCTGAGAGAAGTATTGTTCTGCAATTCTTCCTGAGCTCTCATCTGTGTATTGTAAATTTTAGTCTTCTCCCCACTTATAATTTGTAACTGTAACTGCAGTGTATGGCTTCTTATGGGACTACAACCGGTGCTGAGTGTCCTCCTCACGCTGGTATGTCTACAATTCATCCACTATTCCACTGTTTACTGGTTTAGTATCTTCTACGTAAATTAAAGTGGGCATCTTTGTCCTTTGAAATGTATAAGGACCTTGTTTGGCCTTCCTAAACCATAGCCTTGATCTTTTGTATATGAATGTCacttttaatatattttttcatgGAAAAGCTGCTTTTCATTTCACCTGTTAACTATCTGCTTGAATGATCTGTGTTACTGTATTGGTTAGTGTAATATGAAATTTTCATCCGTGATAGTCAAATCAATGTCAAAATTAAAGTTTTTACTGTACGTACTATCAATAGCAGGAAACCAAAATAGTCACTGTACTGAGGGCTATATTATATTAGTTAAAACTCCTTTTGTTATATGAATGAAGGTGAAATTCTAGTTCTTTTAACAACTTCTACGACAATTATGTAACTTGTCAAGGATTGAATTCTAAAATCAAGGTGTTATCAGTCTCAGTGCCTCCAACTCCTCAAACAGAGGGTGAAATCTTGCTGTTCCCCACCTTAAAGACCTTCTCCTTTAGTGAACTGAAAATATCTACCAGGAAATTTCGTTTTGATAATATGTTGGGAGAaggtggttttggacttttggttgTGTCTTCAAGGGTTGGGTTGATGGGAATTCACTAACAGCTGCCAAGCCTGGTACTGGCATGGTCATTGCTGTGAAGAGGCTTAACCGACAAAGTCTTCAGGGTCACAAGGAATGGTTGGTGAGTATTACTTCTATGCGTCATTTGCTTGCATGCACTTTCACAATGTCATAAAAATtacttgttgatttgtttttggCACCCCAAACATAGGCGCATAGCCGCCTttgctcatattaaattattaattatgGCATAATCAAACTATTGAGTATCTAATACACTTTGATTATATTTGCTTAAACTATTGAGCGTTTAAAAAGGCCATTGCACAAAATGGTTCTAAATAAGAGTGTGCTGCCTTAAGTTACTTGGAAAACAGGTCATTAAAGACGAGGGAAAAGACATTAAATGAATAATGTTGTTCCTTTATAGCTGTTATACATAAAATGAAGTTGCTCCTTAGTAGCTGTTAAAGAAAAATTGTTCTTGCTCCTTAATTAATAGCTGTTACAAATAACATTTTAAGAAACTTATTAACTTTGTGGTGCCTCTTGAACTACAGACAGAAATTAACTACCTTGGATGGCTGCGTCACCCGGATCTTGTGAAATTGATTGGTTATTGCACTGAGGATGATGACCGCCTTTTGGTGTACGAATTTATGCCTTGTGGAAGCTTGAATAATCATCTATTTAGAAGTGAGTTATGAACTTTCTTCACTACTCTTTAGTCCATCTGATCTTTAATTTAAAAGAAAGCAATGCCGGACTTCATTATTGTTGGAACAGGGGGTTCTTACTCTCAATCACTGTCATGGACGCTGCGTATGAAGATTGCCTTTGGTGCTGCTAAGGTGCTAGCATTTCTTCACAGTGGTGAGGTAAAAGTGATCCATCGGAACATAAAATGTTCTAATTACATCCTGCTGGATTCAGTAAGTAAAACATTTTACTGTTGATTCTTATGGCTTCTAGGAAACTTCTGGTAGACTTGCTCACACCATATTTTCATTGGAAAATAACAGACCTACAATGCGAAACTCTGTAGTTTTGGTCTGGCCAAGGATGGGCCAGAAGGTGATAGAAGTCATATCTCAACAAGGGTCGTGGGGACATTCTGGATATGCAGCTCCTGAATATGTAGCTACAGGTATCTTTAGTTGAATGGTTTATGTTCACGTACCTAAGCAAGCTACCTTGAGAAAGATAGAAAAACTGTTTACGTTTTTAATGCCCACAATCTATTTCTAGCATTAGATTTTTTGCTTTCATCGATCATAAACATAATGAGTCCAGTTTGACCACGTAATACAATAACTCAAATAGACAGTATGAATGTCATGGACTATGACATTCTCCATTCTCATTCTTCAGTACAGATATGTGCATATTTCCCGTTTGATTCACTATTACTCACTAGCTAGGTAGTATAACATCTCAAATCTGCTATTAGATTTCCCTTATGTGTTTATCTCCTGATGAGTGAccatgttttggtatttatagtCCTTTTCGTTTGTTCCATGTAATACATACAACTTTGAGTCTTTTGAATCAACTTCCCTACTATTTGGTTGAAGAACAAATTATCACGTGTGCTCCCTTGTAATCATTATTTCGTTCCTTCTGCTTATGTTGAAGGTCATTTGACTGCCAAATGTGATGTATATGCGTTTGGAGTTGTTATGCTTGAAACTTTGTCTGGAAAACGAGCTCTGG
Protein-coding regions in this window:
- the LOC133714721 gene encoding uncharacterized protein LOC133714721 gives rise to the protein MSGGLRTSVKGYIIAQRVTGALEINTVHENENETSINVTSNSTAADSVDHPPPLSVPETSASYGLNICDGNIPCFSMLSSAAECMASYGTTTGAECPPHAGMSTIHPLFHCLLV